The following proteins are co-located in the Nocardia bhagyanarayanae genome:
- a CDS encoding AAA family ATPase, with translation MWWTGAVLEDRDRVATGVRERLRGVADALGSRGLVLLCGFPASGKSTAAAYVRELTGAVVLDKDRFVPRLEEAVIEALTGDRNDRDSDVYRALIAPGLYEGLIRTGLTVAAAAPVVLDAPFLSTIRAAHAAGRTLGEHMRTYPESAPSIPIVTVWLDTPAERIRARMVARGADRDASKLAEWEVYRSSVLESGTREKAYDACDLIVPS, from the coding sequence GTGCGGGAACGGTTGCGCGGGGTGGCCGACGCGCTCGGCTCCCGCGGGCTGGTGCTGCTCTGCGGTTTTCCCGCCTCCGGGAAGTCGACGGCCGCGGCGTATGTGCGCGAGCTGACCGGCGCCGTCGTGCTGGACAAGGATCGCTTCGTGCCGCGTCTGGAGGAAGCGGTGATCGAGGCGTTGACCGGCGATCGCAACGACCGCGATTCCGACGTCTATCGCGCGCTGATCGCCCCCGGCCTGTACGAAGGACTCATCCGTACGGGATTGACCGTCGCCGCCGCGGCACCGGTCGTGCTCGACGCGCCGTTCCTGTCCACCATCCGGGCCGCGCACGCCGCGGGGCGCACGCTGGGCGAGCACATGCGCACCTACCCGGAGTCGGCGCCGTCGATCCCGATCGTCACGGTCTGGCTGGATACGCCCGCCGAGCGGATCCGGGCCCGGATGGTCGCGCGCGGCGCCGATCGTGACGCGTCCAAGCTCGCCGAGTGGGAGGTCTATCGGTCCTCGGTGCTCGAGTCCGGGACACGCGAGAAGGCTTACGACGCGTGCGATCTGATCGTTCCCAGCTGA
- a CDS encoding arsenate reductase ArsC, with translation MVAKPSVLFVCVHNAGRSQMAAGFLTHLAGADIEVRSAGSAPAESINPAAVEAMAELGIDISDQRPKILTFDAVETSTVVVTMGCGDTCPVFPGVSYRDWILDDPAGMGVEAVRPIRDEIRRRVEELVAELLPTRSRFH, from the coding sequence ATGGTTGCCAAGCCCAGCGTCCTGTTCGTCTGCGTGCACAACGCCGGACGCTCCCAGATGGCGGCCGGATTCTTGACGCACCTGGCCGGTGCCGACATCGAGGTCCGCTCCGCGGGCAGCGCGCCCGCCGAATCGATCAACCCCGCCGCCGTCGAGGCGATGGCCGAGCTCGGCATCGACATCTCCGACCAGCGGCCGAAGATACTCACGTTCGACGCGGTGGAGACCTCGACCGTGGTCGTCACCATGGGCTGCGGCGACACCTGCCCGGTGTTCCCCGGCGTGAGCTACCGCGACTGGATTCTCGACGACCCGGCGGGCATGGGCGTGGAGGCCGTGCGGCCCATCCGGGACGAAATTCGTAGGCGTGTCGAGGAACTCGTCGCGGAACTGCTGCCCACACGTTCTCGCTTCCACTGA
- the arsB gene encoding ACR3 family arsenite efflux transporter, whose product MSVETATRAGVAGKLSTLDRYLPVWIGVAMAAGLLLGRMLPGLGDALGAVQVDGISLPIAIGLLIMMYPVLAKVRYDRLDSVTGDRGLLLGSLALNWVLGPALMFALAWLLLPDLPEYRTGLIIVGLARCIAMVVIWNDLACGDREAAAVLVALNSLFQVIMFAALGWFYLSVLPGWLGLERTTIETSPWQIAKSVLIFLGIPLLAGYLTRRLGERAKGRDYYESTMLPRIGPWALYGLLFTIVILFALQGAQITARPLDVVRIAIPLLAYFAVMWGGGYLLGAVLGLGYERTTTLAFTAAGNNFELAIAVAIATYGASSGQALAGVVGPLIEVPVLVGLVYVSLALRDRFPSSTAARDPLA is encoded by the coding sequence GTGAGCGTCGAGACCGCCACCCGAGCCGGTGTCGCGGGCAAGCTGTCCACCCTGGACCGGTATCTGCCGGTGTGGATCGGTGTCGCGATGGCCGCCGGGCTGCTGCTCGGGCGAATGCTGCCGGGGCTCGGTGATGCGTTGGGCGCCGTACAGGTCGACGGCATCTCGCTGCCGATCGCGATCGGCTTGTTGATCATGATGTACCCGGTGCTCGCGAAGGTGCGCTACGACCGCCTCGACAGCGTCACCGGCGACCGCGGGCTGCTGCTCGGTTCGCTGGCATTGAACTGGGTACTCGGCCCGGCGTTGATGTTCGCCCTCGCGTGGCTGCTGCTTCCGGATCTCCCCGAGTATCGGACCGGTTTGATCATCGTCGGGTTGGCGCGCTGCATCGCGATGGTCGTCATCTGGAACGACCTCGCGTGCGGCGACCGCGAAGCGGCCGCGGTGCTCGTCGCGCTGAACTCGCTGTTCCAGGTGATCATGTTCGCGGCGCTGGGCTGGTTCTATCTGTCCGTGCTGCCGGGCTGGCTCGGCCTGGAACGAACGACCATCGAGACGTCTCCGTGGCAGATCGCGAAATCGGTGCTGATCTTCCTCGGCATTCCGCTGCTCGCGGGATACCTCACCCGCCGCCTCGGCGAACGCGCGAAAGGCCGCGACTACTACGAGTCGACGATGCTGCCGAGGATCGGGCCGTGGGCGCTGTACGGACTGCTGTTCACGATCGTGATCCTGTTCGCTCTGCAAGGCGCGCAGATCACCGCTCGGCCGCTCGACGTGGTGCGCATCGCGATTCCGCTGCTGGCCTACTTCGCGGTCATGTGGGGCGGCGGCTACCTGCTCGGCGCCGTGCTCGGCCTCGGCTACGAGCGCACCACCACCCTCGCTTTCACGGCCGCGGGCAACAACTTCGAACTCGCCATCGCCGTCGCGATCGCCACCTACGGCGCGAGCTCCGGGCAGGCCCTCGCGGGGGTCGTCGGCCCGCTGATCGAGGTTCCGGTGCTCGTCGGCCTCGTCTATGTGTCGCTGGCACTGCGCGACCGCTTCCCTTCCAGCACCGCGGCGCGCGACCCGCTCGCCTGA
- a CDS encoding ArsR/SmtB family transcription factor: MSKSELPLMPVQPCSAAPIVREPLSGQAAAELAGVFKALSDPIRLRLLSAIAARAGQEACVCELSEGIDLTQPTISHHLKVLREAGLLTSERRASWVYYRVVPEALQRLSQVLLVESGATGVLA, translated from the coding sequence ATGTCGAAGTCGGAACTCCCCTTGATGCCGGTGCAGCCCTGCTCGGCAGCGCCGATCGTTCGCGAGCCGCTGTCCGGCCAGGCGGCGGCCGAGTTGGCGGGCGTGTTCAAGGCGTTGTCGGATCCGATTCGGCTGCGGTTGCTCAGCGCCATCGCCGCCCGCGCGGGGCAGGAGGCGTGCGTCTGCGAGTTGTCCGAAGGCATCGATCTGACCCAGCCGACGATCTCCCATCACCTGAAGGTGCTGCGCGAGGCGGGGCTGCTCACCAGCGAACGCCGCGCCTCGTGGGTGTACTACCGTGTGGTTCCCGAAGCGCTGCAACGGCTTTCGCAGGTCCTGCTGGTCGAGAGTGGCGCGACCGGAGTGCTGGCGTGA
- a CDS encoding nitroreductase/quinone reductase family protein, translating into MSGLKRYERVLIRLWNPLMAATINWFGPPTYALVETVGRRTGQPRRVPVANGLDGDVFWLIAGLGHEAQYVRNIRANPRVRVRARPAKLRDGVRLRWRTGTATFLDDDDAAARHRRLGRGRPFYRLDGILLRRLARGGPMLTIRIDLD; encoded by the coding sequence ATGAGCGGTCTGAAGCGATACGAACGGGTTCTGATCCGGCTGTGGAATCCCCTGATGGCGGCCACGATCAATTGGTTCGGACCGCCCACGTACGCGCTGGTGGAGACCGTCGGCCGGCGGACCGGGCAGCCCCGTCGCGTGCCGGTGGCCAACGGTTTGGACGGCGATGTCTTCTGGCTGATCGCCGGATTGGGTCACGAGGCGCAGTACGTGCGCAATATCCGGGCGAATCCCCGGGTCCGAGTCCGCGCTCGGCCCGCCAAGCTGCGCGACGGTGTGCGGCTGCGGTGGCGGACCGGCACCGCGACCTTCCTCGACGATGACGACGCGGCCGCCCGCCACCGTCGGCTGGGCCGGGGACGGCCGTTCTACCGGCTCGACGGAATCCTGCTCCGGCGACTCGCCCGCGGCGGGCCGATGCTCACGATCCGCATAGATCTGGACTAG
- a CDS encoding ABC transporter ATP-binding protein yields the protein MTLDAEIRVPRGPFTLDLALTTEPGEVVALLGPNGAGKTTALRALAGLLAVTEGRVRLGEETWDAPPSVFVPAEHREVGVVFQDYLLFGHLSALDNVAFGLRARGHRRAVARERAAEWLDRVGLSEHAHRKPRALSGGQAQRVALARALVTEPRLLLLDEPLAALDASTRLQVRSDLAHHLRDYPGHTVLVTHDPLDAMVLADRLVILEHGRVVQQGAPAEVARQPRSDYVANLVGLNLYRGAARGGLVDLDEGGVLTIAEPADGRVHVAFPPNAVSLHLAHPEGSPRNMWPVTITGIEQHAHTTRVRLDGRPPVLADITPATVAELRLRPGMELWAAVKATEVRSYPA from the coding sequence GTGACACTGGATGCCGAGATACGCGTCCCCCGAGGCCCATTCACCCTCGACCTTGCGCTGACGACCGAACCGGGCGAGGTGGTGGCGCTGCTCGGCCCGAACGGCGCGGGCAAGACCACCGCGTTGCGGGCGTTGGCGGGCCTGCTCGCGGTGACCGAGGGACGGGTGCGACTCGGCGAAGAGACCTGGGACGCACCGCCTTCGGTGTTCGTGCCCGCCGAGCACCGCGAGGTCGGCGTGGTCTTCCAGGACTATCTGCTCTTCGGGCACCTCTCCGCGTTGGACAACGTCGCCTTCGGGCTGCGCGCCCGCGGCCATCGGCGCGCCGTGGCCCGCGAGCGCGCCGCCGAATGGCTCGATCGGGTCGGTCTTTCCGAGCACGCGCACCGCAAACCCCGCGCGTTGTCCGGCGGGCAAGCCCAGCGCGTCGCGCTGGCCCGCGCGCTGGTCACCGAGCCGCGGCTGCTGCTGCTGGACGAACCTCTCGCCGCGCTCGACGCGAGCACCAGGCTTCAGGTGCGCTCCGATCTGGCCCATCACCTGCGCGACTATCCGGGCCACACGGTGCTCGTCACCCACGATCCGCTCGACGCGATGGTGCTCGCCGACCGGCTCGTCATCCTGGAACACGGCCGCGTCGTGCAGCAAGGCGCGCCCGCAGAGGTCGCCCGGCAACCCCGTTCGGACTACGTGGCGAACCTGGTGGGGCTCAACCTGTATCGCGGCGCCGCCCGCGGCGGCTTGGTCGACCTCGACGAGGGCGGCGTCCTCACCATCGCCGAGCCCGCCGACGGCCGGGTGCACGTCGCCTTTCCGCCGAACGCCGTCAGCCTGCATTTGGCGCACCCAGAAGGCAGCCCGCGCAACATGTGGCCGGTCACCATCACCGGCATCGAACAACACGCCCACACCACGCGCGTCCGCCTCGACGGCCGCCCGCCCGTGCTCGCCGACATCACCCCGGCCACGGTCGCCGAACTCCGTCTGCGGCCCGGGATGGAATTGTGGGCGGCGGTGAAGGCGACCGAGGTACGCAGCTATCCGGCCTGA
- the modB gene encoding molybdate ABC transporter permease subunit — protein MIIAARRRAVRGRRPLILVLPAVCGLVFLVAPLVGLAVRAPWATMPERLFSAEVAEALRLSLVCASLATLVCLALGIPLAWLLARGDVPGRGLMRALVTVPLVLPPVVGGVALLLVLGRRGLVGQYLYDWFGVSLPFTTAGVVVAEAFVAMPFLVISVEGALRAADPRFEEAAATLGASRWYAFRRVTLPSVLPGVVAGAVLCWARALGEFGATITFAGNFPGETTTMPLAVYLALETDPDAAIVLSLVLLLVSVAVLVALRERWIRGAL, from the coding sequence GTGATCATCGCCGCGCGGCGACGGGCGGTGCGCGGGCGGCGACCGTTGATCCTCGTGCTGCCCGCGGTGTGCGGGTTGGTCTTCCTGGTCGCGCCGTTGGTCGGGCTCGCGGTGCGGGCGCCGTGGGCGACCATGCCGGAACGCCTGTTCAGCGCGGAAGTCGCCGAGGCGCTTCGCCTTTCGCTGGTGTGCGCGAGCCTGGCCACTCTGGTCTGCCTGGCGCTCGGCATTCCGCTGGCCTGGCTGCTGGCGCGCGGCGACGTGCCAGGCCGCGGCCTGATGCGGGCGCTGGTCACCGTGCCGCTGGTGTTGCCGCCGGTGGTCGGCGGTGTCGCGCTGCTACTGGTGCTGGGTCGGCGTGGGCTGGTCGGTCAGTACCTGTACGACTGGTTCGGCGTCTCGTTGCCGTTCACCACGGCGGGTGTGGTGGTGGCCGAGGCCTTCGTGGCGATGCCGTTCCTGGTCATCTCGGTGGAAGGCGCGCTGCGGGCCGCGGATCCGCGGTTCGAGGAGGCCGCCGCCACCCTCGGGGCCTCCCGCTGGTACGCCTTCCGCCGCGTCACCCTGCCGTCCGTGCTGCCCGGCGTCGTCGCGGGCGCGGTGCTCTGCTGGGCCCGCGCGCTCGGCGAGTTCGGAGCGACCATCACGTTCGCGGGCAACTTCCCCGGCGAGACCACCACCATGCCGCTAGCGGTGTATCTGGCGCTGGAGACGGATCCGGACGCCGCGATCGTGCTCAGCCTGGTGCTGCTGCTCGTCTCGGTGGCCGTGCTGGTCGCGTTGCGGGAGCGATGGATTCGGGGCGCGCTGTGA
- a CDS encoding TOBE domain-containing protein, with amino-acid sequence MTNLRISEAAALMGVSDDTVRRWIDQGRLPAIQLDNGRKGVDGRDLAQFLRANAEAPAPGVTVAASARNRMRGIVTRIVKDTVMAQVEMQAGPFRLVSLLSRESVDELGLEVGSVAVASVKSTHVVVEIPET; translated from the coding sequence GTGACGAATCTGCGGATCAGTGAAGCGGCCGCCCTGATGGGTGTCAGCGACGACACCGTGCGGCGGTGGATCGATCAGGGCAGGCTGCCCGCGATCCAGCTCGACAACGGCCGCAAGGGCGTCGACGGACGCGATCTGGCGCAGTTCCTGCGCGCCAACGCCGAGGCGCCCGCGCCGGGCGTGACGGTGGCGGCGTCCGCGCGCAACCGCATGCGCGGCATCGTGACGCGCATCGTCAAGGACACGGTGATGGCTCAGGTCGAGATGCAGGCCGGACCGTTCCGGCTGGTGTCGCTGCTGAGCCGCGAATCGGTGGACGAGCTCGGGCTCGAGGTCGGCAGTGTCGCCGTCGCGTCGGTGAAGTCCACGCACGTCGTCGTGGAAATTCCGGAAACGTGA
- a CDS encoding helix-turn-helix transcriptional regulator, whose translation MVRLPLTPAQIEAGRRLGARLRAARGERELTEVATAAGISPETLRKIETGRLPSPAFGTVVALSQALGLPLQELADTWRSAGLAESA comes from the coding sequence ATGGTCCGCCTGCCGCTGACACCCGCCCAGATCGAGGCGGGTCGCCGCCTGGGCGCTCGACTGCGCGCGGCGCGTGGCGAGCGCGAACTCACCGAGGTCGCCACCGCCGCCGGGATCTCGCCGGAGACGCTGCGCAAGATCGAGACCGGCCGCCTGCCGTCGCCCGCCTTCGGCACGGTCGTGGCACTGAGCCAGGCGCTCGGCCTCCCGCTCCAGGAACTGGCCGACACCTGGCGCTCCGCCGGGCTCGCCGAATCCGCCTGA
- the map gene encoding type I methionyl aminopeptidase has translation MVELKSPAEIARMRVAGEFVADVLTELRTRACVGVNLLDLEAYVRERIKERGAVSCYWDYAPSFGRGPFRNTVCLSVNDAVLHGLPFDYALRDGDVLSIDLAVGVDGWVADSAITVIVGTAAEADRKLVRATEEALAAAIAVALPGNRIGDLSAAIEDVARSYGFPVNTEFGGHGLGRTMHEDPHVPNAGRAGRGYRLRPGLTLAIEPWFARTTDRIYTDADGWTIRSADGSRTAHSEHTVAITADGPQVLTRAA, from the coding sequence ATGGTGGAGTTGAAGTCGCCCGCGGAGATCGCTCGGATGCGAGTGGCAGGGGAGTTCGTCGCGGACGTGCTCACCGAGTTGCGCACCAGGGCGTGCGTCGGGGTCAACCTGCTGGACCTGGAAGCCTATGTGCGCGAACGCATCAAGGAACGCGGTGCGGTGTCGTGCTATTGGGATTACGCGCCGTCCTTCGGGCGCGGCCCGTTCCGCAACACGGTGTGCCTTTCGGTGAACGACGCCGTGCTGCACGGTCTTCCGTTCGACTACGCCTTGCGCGACGGTGATGTGCTGAGCATCGACCTGGCGGTCGGCGTCGACGGGTGGGTGGCCGATTCGGCCATCACGGTGATCGTCGGCACGGCGGCGGAGGCGGACCGGAAGCTGGTGCGCGCCACCGAGGAAGCGCTCGCCGCCGCCATCGCGGTCGCGCTGCCCGGCAACCGCATCGGCGATCTCTCCGCGGCCATCGAGGACGTTGCCCGCTCCTACGGCTTCCCGGTCAACACCGAGTTCGGCGGGCACGGCCTCGGGCGCACCATGCACGAGGACCCGCACGTGCCGAACGCGGGCCGGGCCGGTCGCGGGTATCGGCTGCGGCCCGGGCTCACCCTCGCCATCGAGCCGTGGTTCGCCCGCACCACCGACCGCATCTACACCGACGCCGACGGCTGGACCATCCGCTCCGCCGACGGCTCGCGCACCGCGCACTCCGAGCACACCGTCGCCATCACCGCCGACGGACCGCAGGTGCTCACCCGAGCCGCCTGA
- a CDS encoding glyoxalase: MDDFPVPVLWTASPATTLDFYRAIGYTVTHEQTRPYVYLALELHGCPVHFNSPPKDFEIPAERVGCLVMVDDVAARHREFTAALRAAFGKVAAKGRPRITRFRPGQSRFTLVDPDGNTLLFIQRDEPRKLEYGGSPELADLAKVLDNARILRDFKNDDRAAARVLEVGLGRFADTAAPVERARALAMLAEIAVAAEDPERAARYRDEVRALNLSAEDRAAVAAELGASSDLERWLTETR, translated from the coding sequence ATGGACGACTTCCCGGTTCCGGTGCTGTGGACCGCGTCGCCGGCCACCACCCTCGACTTCTACCGGGCCATCGGCTACACGGTGACCCACGAACAGACCCGCCCCTACGTCTATCTCGCGCTCGAATTACACGGCTGCCCAGTACATTTCAACTCGCCGCCCAAGGACTTCGAGATACCGGCCGAGCGGGTCGGCTGCCTGGTGATGGTCGACGACGTGGCCGCCCGCCACCGCGAGTTCACCGCCGCATTGCGCGCCGCCTTCGGCAAGGTGGCCGCCAAGGGCCGTCCGCGCATCACCCGATTCCGTCCGGGACAGAGCCGGTTCACCCTCGTCGACCCCGACGGCAACACCCTGCTGTTCATCCAGCGCGACGAACCACGGAAGCTCGAGTACGGCGGTTCGCCCGAGCTGGCCGATCTGGCGAAGGTTCTCGACAACGCGCGGATCCTGCGCGATTTCAAGAACGACGACAGGGCAGCGGCGCGGGTGCTCGAGGTCGGGCTGGGCCGCTTCGCGGACACGGCCGCGCCGGTGGAAAGAGCGCGGGCGCTGGCCATGCTCGCCGAGATCGCCGTCGCCGCGGAAGATCCCGAGCGCGCCGCCCGGTACCGCGACGAGGTGCGCGCGCTGAATCTTTCGGCCGAGGATCGCGCCGCGGTGGCCGCCGAACTCGGCGCGAGCTCCGATCTGGAGCGGTGGCTGACCGAGACGCGGTGA
- a CDS encoding PadR family transcriptional regulator, with translation MAAVRLLVLGVIRTRQPAHGYAVRRELLSWRAETWTNVKPGSIYHALKQLAQEGKLRALGTESSDQGPGRTLFELTEAGEAEFRRLMDAALVSIDMEELGAAIAFMDALPRAHVIAKLGEQRRNAAAVRDDLIAMIPTFPGRYEAPHMPDLLELWSGVFDNLTRWTDGLLERLESGEYHMPE, from the coding sequence GTGGCGGCCGTCCGTCTGCTCGTCCTGGGGGTCATCCGCACGCGGCAACCCGCCCACGGTTACGCGGTGCGGCGCGAGTTGCTGTCCTGGCGCGCCGAAACCTGGACGAACGTCAAGCCCGGCTCGATCTATCACGCGCTCAAACAGCTGGCGCAGGAAGGGAAACTGCGCGCGCTCGGCACCGAGAGCAGCGATCAAGGACCCGGCCGGACGCTGTTCGAGCTCACCGAGGCGGGCGAGGCCGAGTTCCGCAGGCTCATGGACGCCGCGCTGGTCAGCATCGACATGGAAGAGCTCGGCGCCGCCATCGCGTTCATGGACGCGCTGCCGCGCGCGCACGTCATCGCGAAACTGGGGGAGCAGCGGCGCAACGCGGCCGCCGTTCGCGACGACCTGATCGCGATGATCCCGACCTTTCCCGGCCGCTACGAGGCGCCGCACATGCCCGATCTGCTGGAGCTCTGGAGCGGCGTCTTCGACAACTTGACTCGGTGGACCGACGGTCTGCTGGAGCGGCTCGAGTCGGGCGAGTACCACATGCCCGAGTGA
- a CDS encoding PPOX class F420-dependent oxidoreductase: MTNSLGAAGSADYVQLTTYRKDGTPVATPVWAVADGGKLYVWTVTDSWKVKRLRRNPACTVQACDYSGKRLHGAVVAGTGRVLDAEGTERVRKLLRKKYWLLGPLVILGSNLRRGKAGTIGIEFTPEA; encoded by the coding sequence ATGACGAACTCGCTCGGTGCGGCAGGCTCCGCCGACTATGTGCAGCTGACCACCTACCGCAAGGACGGCACGCCCGTCGCCACGCCGGTGTGGGCGGTCGCCGACGGCGGCAAGCTGTATGTCTGGACGGTCACCGACAGCTGGAAAGTCAAGCGGCTGCGCCGGAATCCCGCGTGCACCGTGCAGGCATGTGACTACAGCGGCAAGCGGCTGCACGGGGCCGTCGTCGCGGGCACGGGCCGGGTGCTGGACGCCGAAGGTACCGAGCGCGTGCGCAAATTGCTGCGCAAGAAGTACTGGCTGCTCGGGCCGCTCGTCATCCTCGGCAGCAACCTGCGCAGGGGCAAAGCGGGCACGATCGGCATCGAGTTCACCCCGGAGGCCTAA
- a CDS encoding DUF4333 domain-containing protein has product MTAPTRPPRASQPYPVAEHPDTGEFTDSGWLPVLVAALIGAVAIAIAGVIAGLVVVNIRESAVADNPVRTPAASAPMAQSPAPVAPVRAVDPAPQLLDQVDLQRGVQLVLIDSYGMDDVRDVRCPAGQTVTVDASFDCLVKIGSTQKSVSVTITDTDGTYEVGRPH; this is encoded by the coding sequence ATGACAGCACCGACTCGGCCGCCGCGGGCCTCGCAGCCCTACCCGGTCGCCGAACATCCGGACACCGGCGAATTCACCGACAGCGGCTGGCTTCCCGTGCTCGTCGCCGCCCTGATCGGCGCCGTCGCCATCGCGATCGCCGGTGTCATCGCCGGACTGGTGGTGGTCAACATCCGCGAGAGCGCGGTGGCCGACAACCCCGTGCGGACACCGGCCGCATCGGCGCCGATGGCACAGTCCCCGGCACCCGTCGCGCCGGTTCGCGCCGTCGACCCCGCGCCCCAGCTGTTGGACCAGGTGGACCTCCAGCGCGGCGTGCAACTGGTCCTCATCGACTCCTACGGCATGGACGACGTCCGCGACGTCCGCTGCCCCGCGGGCCAGACCGTCACGGTCGACGCGAGCTTCGACTGCCTCGTGAAGATCGGCAGCACACAGAAGTCCGTGTCGGTCACCATCACCGACACCGACGGCACCTACGAGGTCGGCCGCCCGCACTGA
- a CDS encoding metallopeptidase TldD-related protein: protein MVIVTDAHEASLRWAGNSMTTNGSSVSRDWAVISIFRDGPHAARVGSVSSTSVDSSEIEAIVRASEAAARTAEPAKDAMPLLESDALAPDWADAPGSTGIEVFADLARDLSAGFDGADQLYGFAHHQMHTTWLGTSTGIRRRFVQPTGSVEINGKRGAGAEVASAWVGVGTADFTDVDTPGLLAELNRRLDWAGRRVELPAGRYETLLPPSAVADLMIYLAWSMEGRGAQEGHNAFARAGGTRIGERLTDIPLTLYSDPTAAGLEYRPFVATPASSETLSVFDNGLSAERVDWLREGVVESLVYPRATAAEFDVPATVPGENLLLTGGSGASLDEMIARTERGLLLTTLWYIREVDPASLLLTGLTRDGVYLVENGAVTAAVNNFRFNESPIDLLRRTTEAGATQTALPREWKDWFTRTAMPPLRIPDFHMSSVSQAT, encoded by the coding sequence ATGGTGATCGTCACCGACGCGCACGAGGCCTCGCTGCGCTGGGCGGGCAATTCGATGACCACGAACGGCTCCTCGGTGTCGCGGGACTGGGCCGTGATCTCGATCTTCCGCGACGGACCGCACGCGGCCCGGGTCGGCAGCGTCAGCTCGACCAGCGTCGACTCGTCCGAGATCGAGGCGATCGTGCGGGCCAGCGAGGCGGCGGCGCGCACCGCCGAACCCGCGAAAGACGCCATGCCACTGCTGGAATCGGACGCGCTCGCTCCGGACTGGGCGGACGCGCCCGGCAGCACGGGCATCGAGGTGTTCGCGGATCTGGCGCGTGACCTGTCGGCCGGTTTCGACGGCGCCGACCAGCTCTACGGCTTCGCCCACCACCAGATGCACACCACCTGGCTCGGCACCTCCACCGGCATCCGCCGCCGCTTCGTGCAGCCGACCGGTTCGGTGGAGATCAACGGCAAACGCGGCGCGGGCGCGGAGGTGGCCAGCGCGTGGGTCGGTGTCGGCACCGCGGATTTCACCGATGTCGACACACCGGGTCTGCTCGCCGAGCTGAATCGCCGTCTGGACTGGGCGGGCCGCCGCGTCGAGTTGCCCGCGGGCCGCTACGAGACGCTGCTGCCGCCCTCGGCGGTCGCCGACCTCATGATCTACCTGGCCTGGTCGATGGAGGGCCGCGGCGCGCAGGAAGGACACAATGCCTTCGCCCGCGCGGGCGGTACCCGAATCGGCGAGCGGCTCACCGACATTCCGCTCACGCTGTACTCCGATCCCACCGCCGCGGGTCTGGAGTATCGGCCCTTCGTCGCGACGCCCGCTTCGTCGGAGACGCTGTCGGTCTTCGACAACGGCCTGTCCGCCGAGCGGGTGGACTGGTTGCGCGAGGGCGTCGTGGAATCGCTCGTCTATCCGCGCGCCACGGCGGCGGAGTTCGACGTCCCCGCGACCGTGCCCGGCGAGAATCTTTTGCTCACCGGCGGTTCCGGCGCGAGCCTGGACGAGATGATCGCGCGCACCGAACGCGGTCTGCTGCTCACGACGCTCTGGTACATCCGCGAGGTGGATCCGGCCAGCCTGCTGCTGACCGGTCTCACCAGAGATGGCGTGTATCTGGTGGAGAACGGAGCGGTCACCGCGGCGGTGAACAACTTCCGTTTCAACGAGAGCCCGATCGATCTGTTGCGCAGGACCACCGAGGCGGGCGCGACGCAGACCGCGCTGCCCAGGGAGTGGAAGGACTGGTTCACCCGAACCGCCATGCCGCCGTTGCGGATTCCGGACTTCCACATGTCCTCGGTCAGCCAGGCCACCTGA